The genome window TTTTGTGAACTTCCTAAATAAGTTCTTTCAACTTCTGCTATTATTTTATCTTGATCTTTTATAAAATTTTTCCCTACAAATATCTCTTTCACAAAAGAATTAGTTATTTTTAAGATAGAGGATACCTCTGTTTCCAGAATTATATCATCCTTTTCTGAAACTATAAATGCTAGAAAGAATCTATTATAATTTTTAGTTATAGGATTATCTAGATTAGTTTTTGCATTTCCTACAATATATTTTTTTTCCATTTTTATGTGCTCCAACAACTATATTTTCAAATAAAAAAATCATTTTGTAACTTAT of Fusobacterium sp. contains these proteins:
- a CDS encoding DUF3870 domain-containing protein → MEKKYIVGNAKTNLDNPITKNYNRFFLAFIVSEKDDIILETEVSSILKITNSFVKEIFVGKNFIKDQDKIIAEVERTYLGSSQKSIIVAYKDAIKKYIKSKN